CCGAGTTGAGTACCGGTCAAGCCACTGCTCCTTGCCCGAGATTCACCGCCACGATGATTGAACAGTGGGGTCAATCAGAGTAATCTTCCCAAGGAATACCCCCTTGGAGGAATGCCCGATGCTGTCCCAGGATGTACAACTCCTCGAATCCTTTGTCCGGACCCTGCGACAGGAGCGCCCCGAGGCCCGTGTCTGGGCTTATGGATCCCGCGTCCGGGAAACGGCCACCGAAGAGTCCGACCTTGACCTGTGCGTCGTGGTGGACACTCTGGACCGGGCCACGGAAGATCGCATT
The nucleotide sequence above comes from Magnetococcales bacterium. Encoded proteins:
- a CDS encoding nucleotidyltransferase domain-containing protein is translated as MLSQDVQLLESFVRTLRQERPEARVWAYGSRVRETATEESDLDLCVVVDTLDRATEDRIREIAWEEGFAHGLVISVLCYASGEFFSGPRSASPLVRTILREGMVA